Proteins encoded together in one Microbacterium oxydans window:
- a CDS encoding YhgE/Pip domain-containing protein produces MKVPAMIAAELRRLTASKMGIIALIALVCVPILYGGLYLWANQDPYAKFPEVPVALVVDDEGAPAPTTGTEPATGEIVNYGEDVAENLIEGNAFDWQRMTTDEAADALQHGNVDFTVTIPADFSTALTSAAGDDPHQARIELETNDANNYLASSMGTQAVEKIRSSVAEMVGSQAAERLLTGLSDVRDNLITATDGATKLADGAGTAASGSSTLADGTAQLADGTAKLAAGAQTLANGAQQVSAGNRQLADVADRAGAAVQQAANALPQVRTDIADALAEQGLTPEEIDQVLAKLDPLGARLQEGNTQVQSAVGKVDQLATGAASLASGASDLANGAGTVATGASAANDGAVQLRDGLATLASGTADLRDGLSDGVEAIPASTPELRSLQADTIADPVKVSSDKVASAEDYGAGLAPFFAALSAWIGIYALFLIVKPISRRAITALHSPVRITLAGWLTPAMLGAVQMLGLMGILALTLGFTFDHPLGTLGVMVFASATFAAIILALNVWLGSVGQFLGLVLMVLQLVTAGGTFPWQTLPAPLAALHHVLPLGYVVDAMRQLMYGGDYARAGWDLAVLGAWLVGALLLAMVGVTRMTHRRTLRDLQPSLIG; encoded by the coding sequence ATGAAGGTTCCCGCCATGATCGCCGCCGAGCTCCGGCGTCTCACCGCGAGCAAGATGGGCATCATCGCCCTGATCGCGCTGGTCTGCGTGCCGATCCTGTACGGCGGTCTCTACCTGTGGGCGAACCAGGATCCCTACGCCAAGTTCCCCGAGGTCCCGGTGGCGCTCGTGGTCGACGACGAGGGCGCCCCCGCGCCCACGACGGGAACGGAGCCGGCCACCGGCGAGATCGTGAACTACGGCGAGGACGTCGCCGAGAACCTGATCGAGGGCAATGCCTTCGACTGGCAGCGCATGACGACGGACGAGGCGGCCGACGCGCTGCAGCACGGGAACGTGGACTTCACCGTGACGATCCCCGCGGACTTCTCGACCGCGCTGACGTCCGCGGCCGGCGACGATCCCCACCAGGCCCGCATCGAACTCGAGACGAACGATGCGAACAACTACCTCGCGTCGTCGATGGGCACGCAGGCCGTAGAGAAGATCCGCAGCTCCGTCGCCGAGATGGTCGGCAGTCAGGCCGCGGAACGTCTGCTCACCGGCCTGAGCGACGTGCGCGACAACCTGATCACGGCGACGGACGGCGCGACCAAGCTCGCCGACGGCGCCGGCACGGCCGCCTCAGGCAGCTCGACTCTCGCCGACGGGACCGCGCAGCTCGCCGACGGCACGGCCAAGCTGGCCGCCGGTGCGCAGACGCTCGCGAACGGCGCACAGCAGGTGAGCGCGGGCAATCGGCAGCTCGCCGACGTGGCCGATCGTGCCGGCGCGGCCGTCCAGCAGGCGGCGAACGCCCTGCCCCAGGTGCGCACCGACATCGCCGACGCCCTGGCGGAACAGGGTCTGACCCCGGAGGAGATCGACCAGGTCCTCGCGAAGCTCGATCCGCTCGGCGCACGCCTGCAGGAGGGCAACACGCAGGTGCAGAGCGCTGTCGGCAAGGTCGACCAGCTCGCCACCGGCGCGGCCTCGCTGGCCTCCGGGGCCTCGGACCTGGCGAACGGCGCCGGCACGGTCGCCACGGGTGCCTCCGCCGCGAACGACGGCGCCGTGCAGCTGCGTGACGGACTCGCCACCCTGGCATCCGGCACGGCGGACCTCCGCGACGGGCTGTCCGACGGCGTCGAGGCGATCCCGGCATCCACTCCCGAGCTGCGCTCCCTGCAGGCCGACACGATCGCCGACCCTGTGAAGGTGTCCAGCGACAAGGTCGCCTCCGCCGAGGACTACGGCGCCGGCCTGGCCCCGTTCTTCGCCGCGCTGTCGGCGTGGATCGGCATCTACGCCCTGTTCCTGATCGTGAAGCCGATCTCCCGCCGAGCCATCACCGCGCTCCACTCCCCCGTCCGCATCACGCTCGCGGGCTGGCTGACACCGGCCATGCTCGGCGCGGTGCAGATGCTCGGGCTCATGGGGATCCTCGCGCTCACACTCGGCTTCACCTTCGACCATCCGCTCGGCACGCTCGGCGTCATGGTGTTCGCGTCGGCGACGTTCGCGGCGATCATCCTGGCCCTGAACGTCTGGCTCGGGTCCGTCGGGCAGTTCCTCGGCCTCGTGCTCATGGTGCTGCAGCTGGTCACCGCCGGCGGCACCTTCCCCTGGCAGACGCTCCCCGCGCCACTGGCCGCCCTGCACCACGTCCTGCCCCTGGGCTATGTCGTGGATGCGATGCGACAGCTCATGTACGGCGGCGACTACGCCCGCGCCGGTTGGGACCTCGCGGTGCTCGGAGCCTGGCTCGTGGGCGCGCTGCTGCTGGCGATGGTCGGCGTGACGCGGATGACGCACCGTCGCACCCTGCGCGATCTGCAGCCGAGCCTGATCGGGTGA
- a CDS encoding TetR/AcrR family transcriptional regulator — protein sequence MTTRAPRRDAVENRAGILSAARSTLAVDPHASIDVIARSAGLSRRTLYGHFDDRDALIRELISSGAQRFNAIAASVEDTDARLALARLAALLWQEAAHVQVAAALALDETHVEHTAAALAPLRRTVAALVRRGQDDGSFRTDLSAPTLARLIEEMARTVVSRTDASSSAAADLAVRTVLSIAGLSWRESDELLAAHPDITASTPDPTASVHDQKVSA from the coding sequence ATGACAACTCGTGCACCTCGCCGCGACGCCGTCGAGAACCGCGCCGGCATCCTGTCCGCCGCGCGTTCGACCCTGGCCGTCGACCCGCACGCCTCCATCGACGTCATCGCCCGCAGCGCCGGGCTCTCGCGCCGCACGCTGTACGGGCATTTCGACGACCGCGACGCCCTCATCCGCGAGCTGATCTCGAGCGGAGCCCAGCGCTTCAACGCCATCGCCGCATCTGTCGAGGACACCGACGCCCGCCTCGCCCTGGCCCGCCTCGCCGCCCTCCTCTGGCAGGAGGCCGCGCACGTGCAGGTGGCCGCCGCACTGGCCCTCGACGAGACGCACGTGGAGCACACCGCGGCCGCCCTCGCCCCGCTCCGGCGCACCGTGGCCGCACTCGTGCGCCGCGGCCAGGACGACGGGAGCTTCCGCACGGACCTCAGCGCCCCCACCCTCGCCCGCCTGATCGAGGAGATGGCACGCACCGTCGTGTCCCGGACGGATGCCTCCAGCTCCGCAGCCGCCGACCTCGCGGTACGCACGGTGCTGAGCATCGCCGGGCTGTCCTGGCGCGAGTCGGACGAGCTGCTGGCCGCGCATCCCGACATCACCGCCTCCACCCCCGACCCCACCGCCTCCGTTCACGACCAGAAGGTCAGCGCATGA
- a CDS encoding GntR family transcriptional regulator, with amino-acid sequence MAGIDGALEHRTMSEDVYRRIRDAIVNGELRPGETIRDYELAEDLGTSRTPVRHALARLTEAGLVEMQRNRFTRVAPLKLDRIRDAVALFGDIWIGSVRHAMPLIRPDDVTYLVELTEDMSVAVREHDVPAFGQALRTIAMGFARIEGNTTRVSVIEFLGPQIRRFTQHARGLFDWEASEESTVAIREAIRQRDAASTRAAIVTLFDVVLPHIIDRAEGQAEAPQA; translated from the coding sequence GTGGCAGGCATCGATGGTGCGCTGGAGCACAGGACGATGAGCGAAGACGTGTACCGGAGGATTCGGGACGCGATCGTGAACGGTGAGCTGAGGCCCGGCGAGACGATCCGCGACTACGAGCTCGCGGAGGATCTGGGGACGTCGAGGACACCGGTCCGGCATGCGTTGGCCCGTCTCACCGAAGCGGGACTCGTCGAGATGCAGCGCAACCGCTTCACGCGGGTCGCGCCGCTCAAGCTCGACCGTATCCGTGACGCCGTCGCCCTGTTCGGAGACATCTGGATCGGCTCGGTGCGTCATGCGATGCCGCTGATCCGGCCCGACGACGTCACCTATCTGGTCGAGCTGACCGAGGACATGTCCGTCGCGGTCCGCGAGCACGACGTCCCGGCTTTCGGCCAGGCGCTGCGCACCATCGCCATGGGCTTCGCGCGGATCGAGGGCAACACCACGCGGGTGAGCGTGATCGAGTTCCTCGGCCCCCAGATCCGTCGTTTCACCCAGCATGCGCGTGGTCTGTTCGACTGGGAGGCGTCCGAGGAATCGACGGTCGCGATCCGTGAGGCCATCCGTCAGCGCGATGCAGCCTCGACGCGGGCGGCGATCGTGACCCTCTTCGACGTCGTGCTCCCCCACATCATCGACCGTGCCGAAGGGCAGGCCGAGGCGCCGCAGGCGTAG
- the argG gene encoding argininosuccinate synthase, whose amino-acid sequence MSKVLQSLPVGERVGIAFSGGLDTSVAVAWMREKGAVPFTYTGDLGQYDEDDIASIPGRALEYGAEASRLIDCKTALVEEGFVALSCGAFHIRSGGKTYFNTTPLGRAVTGTLLVRAMKEDGVDIWGDGSTYKGNDIERFYRYGLLANPRLRIYKPWLDADFVTELGGRKEMSDWLVARDFPYRDSAEKAYSTDANIWGATHEAKTLEHLDVSLETVDPIMGVKFWDPSVAIESEDVTVSFEAGRPVAINGVEFSDPVALVQEANTIGGRHGLGMSDQIENRIIEAKSRGIYEAPGMALLFIAYERLVNGILNEDTLATYHEQGRRLGRLMYEGRWLEPQSLMLRESIQRWVGLTITGSVTIRLRRGDDWTILDTVSPNLSYGPEKLSMERVGDAAFGPVDRIGQLTMRNLDIADSRARLEQYAGLGLVGGATGELVGRVTAGESAEITESVHGSVSEADETLADAVDTASEGAAFDSGTD is encoded by the coding sequence ATGTCCAAGGTCCTCCAGTCCCTGCCCGTCGGCGAGCGCGTCGGCATCGCCTTCTCCGGAGGACTCGACACCTCCGTCGCCGTCGCGTGGATGCGCGAGAAGGGCGCCGTGCCCTTCACCTACACCGGCGACCTCGGCCAGTACGACGAAGACGACATCGCGTCGATCCCGGGCCGGGCGCTCGAGTACGGCGCCGAGGCCTCGCGCCTGATCGACTGCAAGACCGCCCTGGTCGAGGAGGGCTTCGTCGCCCTCTCCTGCGGCGCCTTCCACATCCGCTCGGGCGGCAAGACCTACTTCAACACCACGCCCCTCGGCCGCGCGGTCACCGGCACGCTGCTGGTTCGCGCGATGAAGGAGGACGGCGTCGACATCTGGGGCGACGGCTCCACCTACAAGGGCAACGACATCGAGCGGTTCTACCGCTACGGCCTGCTCGCGAACCCGCGGCTGCGCATCTACAAGCCGTGGCTCGACGCCGACTTCGTCACCGAGCTCGGCGGCCGCAAGGAGATGAGCGACTGGCTCGTCGCCCGCGACTTCCCGTACCGCGACTCCGCCGAGAAGGCGTACTCGACCGACGCGAACATCTGGGGCGCGACGCACGAGGCGAAGACCCTCGAGCACCTCGACGTGTCGCTCGAGACCGTCGACCCGATCATGGGCGTGAAGTTCTGGGACCCGTCGGTCGCGATCGAGTCCGAAGACGTCACGGTCTCGTTCGAGGCCGGCCGCCCCGTCGCCATCAACGGCGTCGAGTTCTCCGACCCGGTCGCGCTGGTCCAGGAGGCGAACACGATCGGCGGACGCCACGGCCTGGGCATGAGCGACCAGATCGAGAACCGGATCATCGAGGCGAAGTCGCGCGGCATCTACGAGGCTCCGGGCATGGCGCTGCTGTTCATCGCCTACGAGCGTCTCGTCAACGGCATCCTGAACGAGGACACCCTCGCGACGTACCACGAGCAGGGTCGCCGCCTCGGCCGCCTCATGTACGAGGGCCGCTGGCTCGAGCCGCAGTCGCTCATGCTGCGCGAGTCGATCCAGCGCTGGGTCGGCCTCACGATCACCGGCAGCGTGACGATCCGCCTGCGCCGCGGCGACGACTGGACCATCCTCGACACCGTCTCGCCGAACCTTTCCTACGGCCCCGAGAAGCTGTCGATGGAGCGCGTCGGCGACGCGGCCTTCGGCCCGGTCGACCGCATCGGCCAGCTCACCATGCGCAACCTCGACATCGCCGATTCGCGTGCACGCCTCGAGCAGTACGCGGGCCTCGGCCTCGTCGGCGGCGCGACGGGCGAGCTCGTCGGCCGCGTGACCGCCGGCGAGTCCGCCGAGATCACCGAGTCCGTGCACGGCTCGGTCTCCGAGGCCGACGAGACCCTGGCGGATGCCGTCGACACGGCATCCGAGGGTGCGGCCTTCGACTCCGGCACCGACTGA
- a CDS encoding MFS transporter: MSDRPAEVLRVPAFALFWSSSTLGAFTGAVTAVAFQVLIVTTLNASPFEIGLLNAANVVPYLLFGLIVGALMDRWRRKPALVLASIGRALTLALVPVLWLTGTLTVWSFGALFLLFGALTLIADSAAQPMLPRLVPRDQLVAANARLGQAGTVAQTTGPALGGALVGWLGAPFAILIDAVAYLVSAVLLSRIRVEEAKAARRTDGRHIGHDIMEGLRWTYSHRTLAPMAASINVWFLGNSIALTAFAPYALRELDLGALMFGAVLAMGGVGGPLGALLAPAAGRRFGVGGAVLGGRLLSALAWTAVLVIPHAEDSTLLVVAIPLGVGQFLFGLGMGLEDPNEMGYRQAVAPDQMQGRVNASIRTVNRVAFLVGALIAGGLATVFGYRVTIGVSVVVFVAAAAIVLFSPLRVARHEDVAQSE, encoded by the coding sequence ATGAGCGACAGACCGGCCGAGGTGCTGCGCGTTCCGGCATTCGCCCTCTTCTGGTCCTCCTCGACGCTCGGCGCCTTCACCGGCGCGGTGACCGCCGTCGCCTTCCAGGTGCTGATCGTCACGACTCTGAACGCCTCCCCGTTCGAGATCGGCTTGCTCAACGCGGCGAACGTCGTGCCCTACCTGCTGTTCGGCCTCATCGTCGGCGCCCTGATGGACCGCTGGCGGCGAAAGCCGGCACTGGTCCTGGCGAGCATCGGCCGCGCTCTCACGCTCGCGCTCGTGCCGGTGCTGTGGCTCACGGGCACGTTGACGGTGTGGTCGTTCGGTGCCCTGTTCCTGCTGTTCGGCGCGCTCACCCTGATCGCCGATTCCGCCGCGCAGCCGATGCTCCCGCGCCTCGTCCCTCGCGATCAGCTGGTCGCCGCGAACGCTCGGCTCGGGCAGGCGGGCACCGTCGCCCAGACGACGGGACCGGCGCTCGGCGGCGCGCTCGTCGGCTGGCTGGGAGCACCGTTCGCCATCCTGATCGATGCCGTCGCGTACCTCGTGAGCGCGGTCCTCCTGAGCCGGATCCGCGTCGAGGAGGCGAAAGCGGCACGCCGGACGGACGGCCGCCATATCGGCCACGACATCATGGAAGGCCTGCGCTGGACCTACTCCCACCGCACGCTCGCCCCGATGGCCGCCTCGATCAACGTCTGGTTCCTCGGCAACAGCATCGCGCTGACCGCCTTCGCCCCGTATGCGCTGAGGGAACTGGACCTCGGCGCGCTGATGTTCGGCGCCGTGCTCGCGATGGGCGGCGTCGGGGGCCCGCTCGGTGCGCTCCTCGCGCCGGCCGCGGGTCGACGATTCGGTGTGGGCGGGGCGGTCCTCGGAGGGCGACTCCTCTCAGCGCTCGCGTGGACGGCGGTCCTCGTCATCCCGCACGCCGAAGACTCGACTCTCCTCGTCGTGGCGATCCCCCTCGGCGTGGGGCAGTTCCTGTTCGGTCTCGGGATGGGGCTAGAGGACCCGAACGAGATGGGATACCGCCAGGCCGTCGCGCCCGACCAGATGCAGGGCCGGGTGAACGCTTCGATCCGCACCGTGAACCGCGTCGCCTTCCTCGTCGGTGCCCTGATCGCCGGAGGTCTCGCGACCGTCTTCGGCTACCGCGTGACGATCGGGGTGAGCGTGGTCGTGTTCGTGGCGGCGGCGGCGATCGTCCTCTTCTCGCCGCTGCGCGTGGCGCGTCACGAGGATGTCGCTCAGTCGGAGTAG